The segment agaTCTAGGTGCAGGTATTTCAGATAATCAAAGTTTAGGAGCTATTTTAACTATCTAAAATACTATAATATTCCAGCTACCGGTATCTAATACTTTGCATCATAATAATACtgtacaactaaaaaaaaaaagtaaagttccccgttCAGACCtcgtgatctagatctataaggcagatgatgttaaggtcatctgtttttttggcTTACTGTAAATgagcagggtatcatgtggccagcacaacgaccaactatcTTTATTGTCCCAACATCAAGAGTTGGGTAGATTCAGAGCGCACacaaaatcccgaaattcaaaatcccagtctttactaaGATTTGAGCTCagaaccccaggttcagaagccaactGCTTAACCATTTGGCCACCTTGCCCCCCAAATATAGATCAgtatagtaataaaataaactgatatttaacaaaatctaactcaataaaaaaaaaaatcttgtctttactctttcatatCTCTGATCTCCCAATATTAACATAGATTATGTCAGAGCAGCTTATCTTATCACATCATTCTACTAGACCAACAATTAATGCTTTCAACCCatacataagtcagctctgcaagggtctttatcaccagctgcgcagattaggccagatctggccatatttaacaacagagtcaacaaaaaaagCTAGCTGTGGTATTCATATTCTCACGCCTTGACTActgtgctagcaggtatacccaatgacaaaatagccaagctgcaactaATTCAGAACAATACCGCATGGATAGTcctaagaaaaacaagacgagattctgctactgcTAATACTCTCTTGCACACGCTCCATCGGCTtcctgtgaaagcgagaatcgactaATAGGTGGctacactttgtcatcagtgtataataaagaaatgccctagtaccttagcgaactaatcactcaatatatatatgtccctcagagagccctgtgCTCAATAGACTCAATGCTTCTAGTGTGCcatgtttctccctcaaaagctactgTCTGCTGGCTTTTTCAGTGtatggaccaaaggtttggaactcactccccattgatctcagacagacaacatgctacactactttcaagaacattaagacctacctgtttaaaacttttttagattagtttgtcattttaactctcatgtttatgtttgtaatgttatcacagcgccttgagcctacattttgtttaacagcgctttataaataaaattattattattattaatgctcCCTTTCCTCATCAACACCTTGGAAACATACACAATCCACTTGGACATGTTCACAGAATGCCATAAGGTCAActcccacaagacattctgtatggtgatttaatagaaggcaggagagccacaGGTCACATACTTTTATGATGTAtatgacatgaagctcttcaaaattgacacctACAGTTGGGAAAATAAGGCACTAGATcactgtttctcaaactgtgtgccgcggcacactatgccgccgaagatttacaggtgtgccgcgggagttttcagaacaacacacgtgcagcgttacacaggtctgcctactattaaatgtttattttacgttgcgatgacatccccacttacaacgaccagtaatagtagtggagcgctccatagtgacggaaagGGCTGTTAGCTCTTTaggttatggaattgtccactatacatatattgactcaaatgtaggccgccttagcagacgcacagcagttcttgaattggtaacgataagaataagcgatgtgtttcatgtaaattgtttatGTGTATGCCAATAATAACAAACTATCAATAcgcattattcattgttatccatggagaaatacgttagcaagaatgaaacttcGAAAGCGTTCAATGAAAAGctaggaaccaaacgaaggtacaaagaagttacttcggatatggtttcatatcttcggacctgaagatgctccattgccattctgtctgatcttatcttatcttatcttatataatacagacgttacttcaaaaaagaagatgattacgtcctacgcgtcatgcatttagtcatgcatattaaccaatgacttaaattctgccaagtcactggtttcctggctagctcaggcaacccattccatgctctaatagcactagggaagaaggagtatttgtacaaatttgtcctagcatatgggacgaggaatgtgcctttatctttgtgtctttcagagtattttattaaattttgtttttgtatttgaagattatggttcagtgttttatgtattattgctactttacttttgagctttctgtcctgaaggctttctaaatttagtgattttactaaaggtgttactctgcaatccaactctgtcgaatgaagcgcttgttccaagcaaattgaagagacacttgggaacaaaacatccagctgtaaaagcgcaaccaaAGGAATACTtggaaaacatcagggctcaacaaaataaacaagctaagaaacatacgaactacctaaagctgccagaaaagttattagcaaaacgcaagaaagcacacacagaggctggATCAGTCATGGctccagctttagcaatagttgttgaaactatccttggacccgatgccgccgaaaaagttaaaaaagttcctttgtcaaatgatactatctcgtgcagaattgaagatttatcgtcagatttacaagatcaaatctgcgaacacttcgatGTGACTGATGATGAAGTGCCTCtactgtggtctcttcaagttgatgaatccagtGATGCtagcggcaaagcccagctgctagcttttattcggttcataatggataaaaaatgtgtcaacaaattcttattttgcaactacgaccaaaggcgaagatattttcaaagtggtgaacgaaaacattttgctattcaaactacagtggaaaaactgtgtcagcaTTTGCACTGaaggctgtccttccatgcttcaagaaaatccaaatgtattagttgttcactgcatgatccacagagaagctcttgcctttaaatctttgccgaaagatttgatgtttgttctggatcaagtgattgaagttgtaaacttcatcaaatctcgaccgcttgcatcctGATTTTCTCTCAGCtcgtgaagcaatggattcagactacaaatgtctcctgtatcacaccaacgttcaTTGGCTCTCCAGCAGAAAAGTGTTAAAGGTGTTGTCttactcaaggctgagctgatttcattcttggaggctgaaaaaaaagactttggattttctattcatgacgagttctggtgggttaaggtgacatttctgtctgatttatttgacaaattaaattcattgaatttaagtcttcaaggaccatagaaaaccatcatcactgcattctcaaaactgaaagtcatttggtgaaaaattgtctttttggCAAAGTAAGAGtcctgctttcctacttacaatgaatgtgcttcaaataaagaaatcacccccgaaattctggacactttgacacacctacagtcagcattgcagcattaatttccaacagttggaagtaatatggatgggtcagctatccatttggaaacaatgaagctacaaatctgacaactgaagaagcaggGCAgctcattaatttaaaaaaacgatgcagttcttaagtcaagttttgccgagaaaagcctagatgtgttttggatttcaattgtatcctgcaatcagtttaaaaacaatcaaaataattcttccatttgcatcttcatggttttgtgagtttggattttcagcactgactgaaatcaagtctaagaaatgagagagacttctttacaatagacgatgaaatgcgagcttgtttgtcgactctggagcctcgattagatcgcatttgctctcaaaaacaggcacatgtaaaatcttttttttttcctttttattataaaacaactgttgctcttcgtggtgtgccagGAAatttttgtcgttttttttttactgtgccgccagacaaaaaagtttgagaaacactgcactagatAGATCCAGATATagagcaagcataaaggaaATTTCCTAGATTGCTGATGACGTACACActagaagtagaaagaaggtgAAAGTGCTACATATGGCCAACCTGTGATTGcagttgtgtatcaaggattgacctctttagtcacatgagaagttgcaaagggaaaagaccatctcttgagacgtaaaatgccacggGAACAGCATAGAAGATTTAGACTTTTGTAATTAGATATGTGTGGTTGCAAATTTCTATCCAGGTCCTAGTTTAAATTTGATCCTAAATTATTTGTATCTTTCTCCCTCTAGGTCTTTACAAACTGGATCTAAGACTGGTTTCAAGTTATATCCTCTCAATTCAGTTGAGAATCTTGAATTTACACATGAAAATAATGGTAAGATGATCAATATTGTCaagcaaaatgatttttttaaaatatgtcatGACAAAATATCTTATCCTAGATGTATTATTTAGTCACATGCCACTTTATTTTCATACCAATTTGTTAAAACTAGCTTACCTTGTTCCTTCTTCATGTATGTGTTACTgacaagaatttttaaaaatattcatagAAGATTATAATATATGTGGGAACTTTTTGACCTTGACAGGGTTTGCAATTTtgctttaatttaatttaaaaaaattaagccatttaaaaaaaagctttctatATTTAAGTAATGTactaagtattattattttttttttagaacgtCCTAATATCCACCTTGTTGAGCGACTGTTTGCTAGTAGTTTGGTTGCCTTAGTTAGCAGTGATCATCCACGAAAGTTAGATGTCTGTCATTTTAAAAAGGGATCAGAAATATGCAATTATTCATATTCCAATGCCATTTTGGCTGTCAAGCTCAACAGAATGGTAAGTATGCAAACGCATTGTAGATTTGTCTTAATTctttgttatctttttttttaactgtcagATAATCACAAAAATGCAGTTGTAtagttaaattttaaagtaGTTGTTTACACTTAGTGAGCCTTCTCTCacctcttttttaaaaagtatagtgTCCATTGAGTTTGAAAAGACTTTTGGATTGCTTTTGCTTCTATAGCCAGACTATCAATGGTTTTCTTGTGTCCAGTACCTTACAAACTTCCTAAGCAAATATGAGGTACCCTAAAGAGATTGTTTGACACTAAATTCTTGACAAAAATATGCTTACTTACTCAACAATTTTATCTTGATTTCTACAGCTAAAGGTAAATATTTGGACTAGTTAGCTATCTTATTTCTTGGGTATGGCACCAGAAATTCTATAATATTACAAAAAGATATTGTTTGACTTCTTTACAAGCATCAAGTATAAAagttacttattttgtttgttaataacattttttgaaaCAGTTTAGCCTCCTCTTTTTTCAGAGACTAGTTGTATGCTTGGAGGAGAGTCTTTACATTCATAATATACGTGATATGAAGGTCCTTCACACAATACGAGACACACCACCCAATCCAAAAGGAATATGTGCTCTGTCTCCTCACAATGAACATGCTTACCTGGCTTATCCCGGTAGTGTTCAAACTGGTGAAGTGCAGATTTTTGATACTATTGCTTTGGTAACTGCTGTTTAAATCTATTAGAACATTCTTTAGTTCTTCTATAAATAATTGACTATTGATAGTCCTTCATCCCAGTTTTTTATCATAGATTTATGGAAAGAGAATATGTGATAATTGTAATTGTTTGAATCTTATACCATTTTACTTAACTAATTGACATTAatatatctctttttttttcagagggcTGTCATTAATATTTCAGCACATGATAATCCGTTAGCAGCTGTGGCCTTTAACCCTCAGGGTACACGACTTGCTACGGCTTCAGAAAAGGtttgttaaatgaaaaaaatatttggaaagTTGAATCTTCTTAGTTGGATCATTGTGCAAAGCTAGTTTATTACCCCCTCTAAGCCAAGttaaatattatgcaatctTTTGCATTTATGGTCGTTAGCAAGAGAAAATAATCAGTGAGTCaatcagaactttaaaaaaatgtgctctAACATTTCAGTTGTTGCTTACACTGGTTATAATTCCCCTAGTGACATGGTGGAAGAAATTATCCATGGAGGTGTTGAAATGCATCTAAACTTTGCTGTGCTATGTAATGCAAAAAGGAAATAAAGGCTGCCACCCAAACAAAAATAGGTCGAAAATATATTAGTAATAGATTGAAGAATTATTAAtctttaaatgtgtatttttatctgtaatttattaattaatttgttttggtAATCTCTAgacattatttatattattttggaaTTTTCTGTTCAATTACAGGGTACTGTCATAAGAATTTTTAGTCTTCCTGATGGTGCCAAACTATTTGAATTCAGAAGAGGCCTAAAAAGGTATGGATTAGTTAGTGTTAGTGAtgcatttctgtttttttttttaatgtatacatatttttatCCTGTAATTCTtgagaatgaataaaaaagtatatttttgttGTCAGGTGTGCAGATATTCAGTGTCTGGCCTTTAGTGTGGACTCTGTGTTCTTGTGTACTTGCAGCAATACAGAAACTGTCCATATTTTCAAACTTGAGGAGCAGAAGGAAAAGTAAAACCCCTGTATAACTTAACTTAAGATTAGATATTAACATAAGATATTTCACTGATGATATAATTTAGTTCTATAGGCTCTTtctttcataaatataaatatttttttttatatatatatgtacaagtaaaagcaaaatgtttgttccttatttgaattaattatttgatctttgATGCTTTCTTTGCTTATGCCACttatatataaattgttttatataaaaatctgGCTTTAGACAATTCCTTCTGATTACCAAttaaatttcatgtttttttaaaataactaccTAGTCTTGACCATCACTTTGTCTATTTAGGCCTCAGGAAGATACATCTTGGATGGGTATTCTTAACAGCACATTCAGAACATCTGCCAGCTATTTGCCAGCAGGTATTTCAGATGTTATGAACCAAGGGCGGTCCTTTGCTACAGCTCGCTTGCCCCATGCTGGATTAAAGAGTGTTTGCACTATTGCCCCGTAAGTCtgtaaaataacatttattagCATGTACTTTTGTAAGTATTTGCATCATGCACATGAATGAAGTAGGTCTCTTCTTTACCAATTTACTATCTGCTTTGAAATATGTTTCATTTATAATGTGTAAAGAAAGTATATTTGTTATAGCTACAAAGCATACTTACAGATGGCTGTTAAAcgatataaaaaattttaaatatgtttgAGAACTTTCATATTAAATCTGAAAGTGTAAATTATCATGAGTGAACTTAAAAGGTATCTATTATTTTATGTATtggctagttgttttttttttattgttgcaaATAGAATGTTGGCAATGTAAACTTTCAGCTTCCATCAGTCCCCTATCTGTCCATCTGACAAGAGTGTAGAGTTGTAAGTTTCAGTTTGCTTATAGTTTTACATTTATTGATTAGATTTCATAATTATTTGAACATCTTAAGTTTTAACATTTGTGTTTGAAGCAATAGCATTGCCAGAAATTCTTACTTTCACCAAAGCATATTGCCTGATATTGTTTGCTCAGAATATCTGGGCTTAATTTCTGAAGCTTGTAGACAAACCAACTAATATGTTGTAGTTTTAAgtctttttctagtttttttttttataatattggAATTTCATTTATTCTATAATAATCTGATTTAAGTAAAATGTATTATTGAACATATAACAGAAAGACTAAAATGTACTAAAATGTACCAGCtcttcagaagaaaaaaaattatgatggcccgccctctctctctctcttttgttttaatcaccaatgctaagttttttttttgttttctttattgctgtaatttaatttattgcaaTTAatctgcaaaacaaaaataagccaTTGTGCTGAATTTAATTACTGGTTAAAGactgaaactaaaaacaaaaacaaaaaaaaattataattaaaagatGAAACATCACAGGAAGTGTACAGAAAGTCTCTACAGATATAGCTACAGGCTCTTATTAAACTTATTAGCTGCCTACATGGGGACAAGTTAAACACtggtttaaaaatatgtatgacTATAACATTAAGTCTTAATGTTACAGCTGCAGAAAAGAATGTGGGATAATACCAATACCGAATCCCTAGTCTGTGTGATGATCACTTTACTATATGGTAGTGAATCATGATCAATCTCCTCTTGGCAGGATAAAAAGCTGAATATCTTCCCCCTCCAATGCTTAAggcatatttttaaagaaaaggtggcaagataaaataactaaTGGAGAAGTGCTGCAAATAGCCAGAGGGTACAGGTTGACTTGCACAAGGCATTCTGTATTGTCATCTAATAAAAGGTAGTAGAGCTGTAGGTTTTAAGGTACACCCTTAAATGagatgaagctcttcaaaattgacaccaACTGTTTGGAAAATTAGGCACTAGATAAATCCTGATGGAgagtaaatataaaagaaaggTCTAGGAATGCAAATGGTGTACACACAAAAAGTAGAAAGAAGGATGGTGATTACATTTGCCCATATGGCTTCTATAGTaacatgagaagttgcaaagggaaaagatagtcttttgagacataaaatgccacagagaaaccataatataataataattaaactaaAGCTTATAAACTAAAGACAGAACTATTTGCTTCAGTTTTAATTGATCTTTTTGTACAGGTACAAAAAATGATTAGCATCTGACTGCATagtatatagaaaaaaattaacaatgcaAGGTGCTAAATTATTACATAAGGAGTAGATGAGCTACAAAAATGGGAATCTAATGGAAGCATTTTTTTCAACCCACCTCACAATAATGCTTAGAAAGGATCAACAATCATTTGACGTAATCTTGCAGAATAGGCAGCAGGTAAAGGAGATATTCAACAACTGTACATCATCCCCAACACTTCTTATTGGTCTAAAGGTAAAGGAGATATTCAACAACTGTACATCATCCCCAACACTTCTTATTGGTCTAAAGGTAAAGGAGATATTCAACAACTGTACATCATCCCCAACACTTCTTATTGGTCTAAAGGTAAAGGAGATATTCAACAACTGAACATCATCCCCAATACTTCTTATTGGTCTAAAGGTAAAGGAGATATTCAACAACTGTACATCATCCCCAACACTTCTTATTGGTCTAAAGGTAAAGGAGATATTCAACAACTGTACATCATCCCAACACTTCTTGTTGGTCTAAAGGTAAAGGAGATATTCAACAACTGTACATCATCCCCAACACTTCTTATTGGTCTAAAGGTAAAGGAGATATTCAACAACTGAACATCATCCCCAAACTTCTTATTGGTATAAAGGTAAAGGAGATATTCAACAACTGAACATCATCCCTAATTACAATGTGCCCATTGGAGACAAAACTAGGTGTTGAATGGCAATCTCCCCTCTAGGCAACATTTGTTGACTTTGAATATGCCTTTAATAGTATTGACAGAGAAACTATATggtgttaaggcttccgcgcggtgttgattcttggaaatatatctagtgtagatctacgtctgactggaagtaatgcTGAACTCGAACACCAGCGAAAGGCCAAAACTatcaaaatatgtagtcgacgctgatgttgttttacaaatatatttaataatcaagaagggaattgtccgatgtcagctatgtccgtaaatcagTATATCTATTGTACTGCTCTATACGAATTGTCTTctttttagcgtcacttagagcgttcttgttttttaaccaactttacgtcatcgtcgttaagtaaaactttaccctattcccgaaacaaataactaattcctaatcatgtcataacaagtAATGAGACACTATAGAAtccaaaataaaatactaactATCATCAAAAACCTTTAGATTGTTTCTCCTGCCATATAGTCCACAGTGGCGAattgtcagaggaatttcccagtcacaacaggagtcgaacagagatgtcttctttcaccattCCTTTTCCTTCTAGAACTGGATTGGGTCAGAAAGAAGCGATGCAGCGTACTAGATGAAGCTGAGAAGATAAGAAAGAGCTGTGAAGCCATTAAAAGACTAGCAAGAGACCTCagagagtggcatgtttttgtgttgtgtaatatttacaacaaaacTTTTGTCATGACTGACAACTCAATTATCTTAGAAATAATTATTGATAAACTCAACCTGTTACTTCAAGCTGTTTAAAGAACTGTACATTTTCAGTATACATAATTTCATATAAATCATATATTTTTCCTTGAACTACAAAAAATTCATACTTATTTTCATACTCAttcatattttgaaattttcaatTATTAACTATTAGTTGTCAATTTGCATTTCCTTGTATTATTATCTtttgttatgttcttttttttttaaatagcttttgaaatattataaattatccTAACATTAAATTTGATTATAAAAATTCTCATTTGgtacaacagattttttttactgtcagTTTAACTTATTGAATTAATTTAATATGGTCAGAATTTATTTCTGCTCAAAGTAGTAATTTGTAAAGCTTTTGCTTTgctaaaactttgtatttacaCTAGATCAAAATTGTTTAGTGAACTAATAATTTTTCGTTTTGTATGAAGAATTCACTTTATATTAGAATGTGTAAAAtgcacctccccccccccctttttttttttcataaaaaaaaaaaaagaaagaaaatatataatagCTTGATATAAGGTAATGATTTTATaatatgtaatatttttttttagatgagaAATGCTTGTTATTTGTGTCTAATATGTAAGTCTCATATAGCTAAAGACCTAAGGATAAAGGATGTTCAGGACAAATCTCATCAGTCTgctcattctctttcttctagGCTTCAAAAGATCCCTCGTCTGTTAGTTGCCACACATGAAGGCCATCTTTACATCTACAATATTGACCCTAATGAAGGTGGTGAATGTACTCTGTTAAGAACACATATGtaagtttatttgttttatacagtTACATGTATTAACATATTGTAAACTGGCATCATAGGTAGGGGGCCAGCCAATGTGACAAGACCAGCATAATGCCAGGAATGAGGAGTGATAACTCTTCAGGAATGTATCAGACATGATCTCTCAATGTGCAGATAATCCACAATATAAACATGATTATCTCCAAAAGAagtacttttttaaagtaaagccTAAGACAGTTCAGTTCTGTGTAGAAGTAGGGTTCTCTACAGTGAAGGTACACAGTACCATGCAATTTATAATCCAGCTGTGAATGTCATTCCATTTGCGATGTCTCTGTAGGATCTTAAAAATcatttggaaagaaaaagtgtgcaatactgagatccttgcatgaacaggtattcccagcatctttacagccctcagacaacgccgcttgtgctggcttggacatgtttgcCAGATGAAGGACaaacgcatcccgaaagtcatcctctacggccaactcgcgactggctcaagaaaaactggtcgccacCACCTCCATTACATAATCAGTGAatatcaatactgaccattgggaagacatagctctagactgcaccagatgaagagagacagtgaccaagaaagctatggatagTGAAAGAACATAAGCCTCagccctggaagaaaaacggacaatgcgaaaaaatggccagctcctctaccaccgaagctaaagccaccttaacctgtgatATTAGTGTCTcttcaaaatagggctccacagccacaagaggaaatgtgcgagatgaaccttagtcgttctatgactgaaggaggccaatgtaTCAATGTCTTGAGCTAGTTGTGACATTTTGTCCACATTAGAGAGAGAAATATGTAGcaaaataacaaatatttttttacaagtgTTTTGTATGTAATAAGATTTAAAGTTTACACTGTAGAGAAACCTAAAACAAGcctttattaaacaaaaacaacacatgAACTGAACAAAGATACCTAGATAGtaacacactaaatcaatgttctGAACTAATTCGtgacacaaatataaacaagtatcaactatttcaccacaatgTACTTATtagcatttaaaacaaatttatagttacattttgtttgcttttcaACATAACATAATTGGATAATTAAtgattatgtacatttttaccTGATTTGtgtgaattttctttttgttttattttgaaggCTTGAAGGACAGCCACCAGAACATGCTTCGTTGCTGGAGGAAGGCTCTAGTGACCGACCCTTAACCCAAACAGGCCATCATGATGAGTCCTCATCATATGCAGCCTCTGTTAGAAGACCCCAATCCTCTAATTCTTCAGAAGCCATGGCTCCCACAGGTAAGCCCCGCACCCCGCTGGTGGCTCCCCCTAGTGAGCTGTGGAAAAGAGACAAGAGTTATGCAGACATGTTGAAAGGAGGGGGCCCCCAGGAGGCGACGGCGGACATTAACCCTATAGCATTGATGGATGAGCTTATTTCAGAAGGAGGTAAATCAAATTGGATCCAATGCTTAGTTATGGTCTGCTGAAAACATTTACAGCACAATGCAAAATAAATGTATGATACATGCAAACCATTATCCCttctttttagttattttttaaagtcactCAACAAATAAAATGTGCCTTCTCTCCCACATTAATATAAAT is part of the Biomphalaria glabrata chromosome 2, xgBioGlab47.1, whole genome shotgun sequence genome and harbors:
- the LOC106055023 gene encoding WD repeat domain phosphoinositide-interacting protein 2-like isoform X3, which translates into the protein MSFLSQPVEHNSKLLFVNFNQDSSSLQTGSKTGFKLYPLNSVENLEFTHENNERPNIHLVERLFASSLVALVSSDHPRKLDVCHFKKGSEICNYSYSNAILAVKLNRMRLVVCLEESLYIHNIRDMKVLHTIRDTPPNPKGICALSPHNEHAYLAYPGSVQTGEVQIFDTIALRAVINISAHDNPLAAVAFNPQGTRLATASEKGTVIRIFSLPDGAKLFEFRRGLKRCADIQCLAFSVDSVFLCTCSNTETVHIFKLEEQKEKPQEDTSWMGILNSTFRTSASYLPAGISDVMNQGRSFATARLPHAGLKSVCTIAPLQKIPRLLVATHEGHLYIYNIDPNEGGECTLLRTHMLEGQPPEHASLLEEGSSDRPLTQTGHHDESSSYAASVRRPQSSNSSEAMAPTDSLPYQDLMEGAVGGEEPIGALRIHDDSEFPPMSHKSL
- the LOC106055023 gene encoding WD repeat domain phosphoinositide-interacting protein 2-like isoform X1; the protein is MSFLSQPVEHNSKLLFVNFNQDSSSLQTGSKTGFKLYPLNSVENLEFTHENNERPNIHLVERLFASSLVALVSSDHPRKLDVCHFKKGSEICNYSYSNAILAVKLNRMRLVVCLEESLYIHNIRDMKVLHTIRDTPPNPKGICALSPHNEHAYLAYPGSVQTGEVQIFDTIALRAVINISAHDNPLAAVAFNPQGTRLATASEKGTVIRIFSLPDGAKLFEFRRGLKRCADIQCLAFSVDSVFLCTCSNTETVHIFKLEEQKEKPQEDTSWMGILNSTFRTSASYLPAGISDVMNQGRSFATARLPHAGLKSVCTIAPLQKIPRLLVATHEGHLYIYNIDPNEGGECTLLRTHMLEGQPPEHASLLEEGSSDRPLTQTGHHDESSSYAASVRRPQSSNSSEAMAPTGKPRTPLVAPPSELWKRDKSYADMLKGGGPQEATADINPIALMDELISEGDSLPYQDLMEGAVGGEEPIGALRIHDDSEFPPMSHKSL
- the LOC106055023 gene encoding WD repeat domain phosphoinositide-interacting protein 2-like isoform X4, translated to MSFLSQPVEHNSKLLFVNFNQDSSSLQTGSKTGFKLYPLNSVENLEFTHENNERPNIHLVERLFASSLVALVSSDHPRKLDVCHFKKGSEICNYSYSNAILAVKLNRMRLVVCLEESLYIHNIRDMKVLHTIRDTPPNPKGICALSPHNEHAYLAYPGSVQTGEVQIFDTIALRAVINISAHDNPLAAVAFNPQGTRLATASEKGTVIRIFSLPDGAKLFEFRRGLKRCADIQCLAFSVDSVFLCTCSNTETVHIFKLEEQKEKPQEDTSWMGILNSTFRTSASYLPAGISDVMNQGRSFATARLPHAGLKSVCTIAPFHQSPICPSDKSVELLQKIPRLLVATHEGHLYIYNIDPNEGGECTLLRTHMLEGQPPEHASLLEEGSSDRPLTQTGHHDESSSYAASVRRPQSSNSSEAMAPTVQI
- the LOC106055023 gene encoding WD repeat domain phosphoinositide-interacting protein 2-like isoform X2 yields the protein MSFLSQPVEHNSKLLFVNFNQDSSSLQTGSKTGFKLYPLNSVENLEFTHENNERPNIHLVERLFASSLVALVSSDHPRKLDVCHFKKGSEICNYSYSNAILAVKLNRMRLVVCLEESLYIHNIRDMKVLHTIRDTPPNPKGICALSPHNEHAYLAYPGSVQTGEVQIFDTIALRAVINISAHDNPLAAVAFNPQGTRLATASEKGTVIRIFSLPDGAKLFEFRRGLKRCADIQCLAFSVDSVFLCTCSNTETVHIFKLEEQKEKPQEDTSWMGILNSTFRTSASYLPAGISDVMNQGRSFATARLPHAGLKSVCTIAPFHQSPICPSDKSVELLQKIPRLLVATHEGHLYIYNIDPNEGGECTLLRTHMLEGQPPEHASLLEEGSSDRPLTQTGHHDESSSYAASVRRPQSSNSSEAMAPTDSLPYQDLMEGAVGGEEPIGALRIHDDSEFPPMSHKSL